The Bradysia coprophila strain Holo2 chromosome IV, BU_Bcop_v1, whole genome shotgun sequence genome includes a region encoding these proteins:
- the LOC119066885 gene encoding transmembrane protein 222, translating into MSVNQGAQMAQIDFKTDKYPFCIVWTPIPVLTFFFPFIGHMGIALSNGVIRDFAGPYFVSEDNMAFGRPTRYLVLDPYKVNGGVVEWDECVSKASVIYGTRMHNLFCDNCHSHVGLALRLMNYEGKNWNMIRLAGWLFFCGKYVGWWGAFKTWAPFIVIVTICAVTGMYL; encoded by the exons ATGTCGGTGAATCAAGGAGCACAGATGGCACAAATAGACTTCAAAACAGACAAATATCCATTTTGCATTGTGTGGACGCCGATACCGGTGCtcacatttttctttccattcaTCGGTCACATGGGCATCGCCTTATCAAATGGAGTAATTAGAGACTTTGCTGGACCGTATTTCGTGTCGGAAGATAATATGGCTTTCGGGCGACCGACCAGATATCTGGTCCTGGACCCATACAAAGTAAATGGTGGCGTTGTTGAATGGGACGAATGTGTTTCGAAGGCCAGTGTCATTTATGGAACGAGAAT GCATAATCTATTTTGCGACAATTGTCATTCACACGTTGGCCTGGCCTTACGGCTGATGAACTATGaagggaaaaattggaatATGATAAGGTTGGCGGGTTGGTTGTTCTTTTGCGGCAAATATGTTGGCTGGTGGGGTGCTTTTAAGACCTGGGCACCATTCATTGTTATCGTAACGATTTGCGCTGTGACGGGAATGTATTTGTGA